A segment of the [Limnothrix rosea] IAM M-220 genome:
TACGGTCAGGCGATCGCCACCAGAGCAATCCAATCAGGAGCCCTAGCAGACATCGCCCTTAACATTATCCGCCCCTACTACCAAAATAAAATCGAATTACTGTCCAGTAAGCTCGACGCATTAATGCCCAGCGATATCCCTTGGTATCTCCACCGTGGCGAAGGCGCAATCTTTGCATGGCTATGGTTCGATGAGTTACCCATGACTGACTGGGAACTATACCAAGAACTAAAAAAAGTGGGAGTCATCGTCGTGCCCGGCAGCCCCTTTTTCCCCGGCTTACGAGAAGAGTGGCAACACAAACAACAATGTCTCCGCATTAGCCTCACCGCAACCAACAGTGAAATCGAAACAGCCGTCGAACAACTCGCTACTTTAGTGAAAGAAGTTTATGGCAAATAAAAAAGCCCCCTTCCCAAAGGAGTCGAAGAGTGGATTTTCTCTAAATTACGCAACCAACTGAAACCCCTTCCTTACCCAAAAAACTCCCCAAAGAAGACAAAGACTCATTCCTCAAATTCATTCAAAATCACGATAATTTCACCAGCTTCATAAACTTGTTTATTCAGAGCCGTTCGTTCACTACTGAAAAAGTAAAAAAGGTACAGAATCAAAATTAATTCTATACCTCTAAATTTATATCTTTTTTTGTTTTAGTAAAAACCGATTTTTATCCCAAAGGATGGAACAACAGATCGGGGAAAAAACGATTAAACTCAATTAAAATACCAGCCGTAAAAACCATCATTGCGGTTAGAAGAACTGGTGCAGAAGATAAAAATTTATCCATGTGTTTTACTCCAGAAAGTAATGACTAAACCTGAGCAGAATTTTCTCTAGCGAGGAGAAATGGGGACTTCGCCTTCCTTCGCAGTAAGCTCACCAGAAGTGAATTCCTTGAGAGCTGCTAGAGGCCATGCAAAGCCAGTTAGCATCACTTTAATTGCGAGGGGAAC
Coding sequences within it:
- the psaJ gene encoding photosystem I reaction center subunit IX, whose translation is MDKFLSSAPVLLTAMMVFTAGILIEFNRFFPDLLFHPLG